The Humulus lupulus chromosome 3, drHumLupu1.1, whole genome shotgun sequence genome window below encodes:
- the LOC133821663 gene encoding cyclin-J18 isoform X2 has protein sequence MWSESALALRPWLLEFLIESAQLLEVSPIVKYTALSFFADRFYPRFSRLKEEGGIANWLLQPLRESNLQLFALVSIWISSKIHSSRPLSIKSFKSLGDKVIKEQHFTNRDFLEAEVVLMQVLNFEIGAVDIAFIFLEELLHQLREVAKVGDLVNFEACMDIMDLLYEKGEISTEHCSSRSLAASTLVASYVITVPKQRWEFPILPWVRFVTGCKEEDILEILRDILKHVFDPS, from the exons ATGTGGAGCGAGAGTGCTTTGGCTCTACGACCATGGCTTCTCGAATTTCTAatcgaatctgctcag CTACTCGAAGTGAGTCCGATCGTGAAATACACAGCGCTATCATTCTTCGCCGATAGGTTCTACCCTCGCTTCTCCAg GCTCAAAGAAGAGGGTGGCATAGCAAACTGGCTTTTGCAACCGTTGAGAGAAAGCAATTTGCAGTTATTTGCACTTGTTTCCATATGGATATCGAGCAAA ATACACAGTTCCAGACCATTGTCCATCAAATCCTTCAAGTCGTTGGGTGACAAGGTTATCAAAGAGCAGCATTTTACGAATAGGGATTTCCTGGAAGCA GAGGTTGTTTTGATGCAG GTCTTGAATTTTGAAATTGGTGCAGTAGATATTGCTTTTATATTCCTTGAAGAGCTTTTGCATCAGCTAAG GGAAGTGGCAAAAGTTGGAGACCTTGTGAACTTTGAAGCATGCATGGACATTATGGATCTCCTTTATGAAAAAGGGGAGATATCTACAGAACATTGTTCTTCTCGTTCTCTTGCTGCCTCAACCTtg GTTGCTTCATATGTCATCACGGTTCCCAAACAACGGTGGGAGTTTCCTATTCTTCCTTGGG TTAGATTTGTAACAGGTTGCAAAGAAGAGGATATTTTAGAGATTCTCAGAGACATTCTAAAGCATGTATTCGATCCTTCTTGA
- the LOC133821663 gene encoding cyclin-J18 isoform X1 — protein MWSESALALRPWLLEFLIESAQLLEVSPIVKYTALSFFADRFYPRFSRLKEEGGIANWLLQPLRESNLQLFALVSIWISSKIHSSRPLSIKSFKSLGDKVIKEQHFTNRDFLEAEVVLMQVLNFEIGAVDIAFIFLEELLHQLREVAKVGDLVNFEACMDIMDLLYEKGEISTEHCSSRSLAASTLVASYVITVPKQRWEFPILPWGKFQRIHTYPEFSFTYFSYEIPEEVFFW, from the exons ATGTGGAGCGAGAGTGCTTTGGCTCTACGACCATGGCTTCTCGAATTTCTAatcgaatctgctcag CTACTCGAAGTGAGTCCGATCGTGAAATACACAGCGCTATCATTCTTCGCCGATAGGTTCTACCCTCGCTTCTCCAg GCTCAAAGAAGAGGGTGGCATAGCAAACTGGCTTTTGCAACCGTTGAGAGAAAGCAATTTGCAGTTATTTGCACTTGTTTCCATATGGATATCGAGCAAA ATACACAGTTCCAGACCATTGTCCATCAAATCCTTCAAGTCGTTGGGTGACAAGGTTATCAAAGAGCAGCATTTTACGAATAGGGATTTCCTGGAAGCA GAGGTTGTTTTGATGCAG GTCTTGAATTTTGAAATTGGTGCAGTAGATATTGCTTTTATATTCCTTGAAGAGCTTTTGCATCAGCTAAG GGAAGTGGCAAAAGTTGGAGACCTTGTGAACTTTGAAGCATGCATGGACATTATGGATCTCCTTTATGAAAAAGGGGAGATATCTACAGAACATTGTTCTTCTCGTTCTCTTGCTGCCTCAACCTtg GTTGCTTCATATGTCATCACGGTTCCCAAACAACGGTGGGAGTTTCCTATTCTTCCTTGGGGTAAGTTTCAAAGAATACATACCTACCCTGAGTTTTCTTTTACTTATTTTTCTTACGAAATCCCAGAAGAAGTTTTCTTTTGGTAG